GGAAGTTATTAGCCGCAGCATATATAATCATAACCTGATGCTCAACCGCAATTGGCTTGTACTGTCCCTGCTTTAATATTTCCATTAAGACCTTTCCGTGATCCAGTCTTTCCTTCGTATCCTTATCAATATCCGAACCGAACTGGGAGAAGCTTGCAAGCTCAGTATACTGTGCCAGCTCCAGCTTGATCTTGCTGGATACCTGCTTCATCGCCTTGATCTGTGCATTACCACCTACACGGGATACGGAAATACCGGCGTTAACTGCTGGTCTCTGTCCTGTAAAGAATAATTCTGTTTCCAGGAAGATCTGTCCGTCCGTGATGGAAATAACGTTTGTCGGAATATATGCAGATACGTCTCCAGCCTGTGTTTCGATGATAGGCAATGCCGTAATGGAACCGCCGCCCAGCTTATCAGAAAGCTTTGCTGCTCTTTCAAGCAATCTGCTGTGTAAATAGAATACGTCTCCGGGATAAGCTTCTCGTCCTGGTGGTCTTCTAAGCAATAGTGACATAGCTCTGTAGGCAACCGCATGTTTTGATAAGTCATCATAGATGATCAAAACATCCTTGCCTTGATACATGAAATGCTCTGCCATAGCGCATCCTGCATAAGGTGCTATATATTGAAGCGGAGCAACGTCACTCGCCGTCGCAGACACAACAATAGAGTAGCTCATGGCACCCTTATCTTCAAGAGTCTGTACCAACTGGGCTACTGTGGATTTTTTCTGTCCGATAGCAACATAGATACAGATTACACCGGAATCCTTCTGATTTAGAATCGTATCTATCGCTATAGCTGTTTTACCGGTCTGTCTGTCTCCGATAATCAGTTCTCTCTGTCCTCTTCCGATTGGTATCATGGCGTCAATGGCCTTGATACCGGTCTGTAAAGGCTGATCAACTGATTTTCTTTGCAGTACGCCCGGTGCCGGGTATTCAACCGGTCTGTGATCTTCTGCTTTGATAGGACCTTTACCGTCAAGAGGCTGACCTAATGCATTTACTACACGGCCAATCAGATCTTCACCTACGGGTACTTCAACTACCTTTCCTGTAGGTTTTACAATGTCGCCCTCTTTTATATTCTTGTCGGAACCAAGCATAACTGCACCAACGTTATCTTCTTCAAGATTCAACGCCATACCATATATTTCCCCTGGAAACTCGAGCAATTCACCTGCCATGCATTTTTCGAGTCCATAAATTCTGGAAATACCATCTCCGACCTGTATAACAGTACCAAAATCTGAAATCTCAAGCTTGTTTTTATAATTCTTGATCTGCTCTTTGATTACGGCACTTATTTCTTCGGGTTTGAGGTTCATGTCAACAACCTCCTCTCTATATAATAGTATTGCTAAGGTCTTCCAGACGCTTTCTCAAGGAAGCGTCAATCACCTTGCCGTCAATTAATATTTTGATGCCACCAATCAAATTGGTGTCAATCTCGTTTTCAAGCTTCACCTTTTCTTGTAAAAGCTTTCCTGTTTCTTTTTCAAACTTTTGGAGCTTATCAGCGCTAAGGGGCTTTACAGAAAATATTTTTCCGTAGGCAAGCCCTTCTTCTTTATCTAAAAGTTCCTTGTAAACCTTTATGGCTCTCTCAAAATGCTTTGTTCTTCCCTTGTCTATCATGACGTATAGAAAGTTCAAAAGTTCTTCCGAAATGCGGCCTTCCAAGATCGACTTTAAAACGTCTTTCTTATCAGCAATGGAGATTACCGGGGTGTCTATAAAGGCACTCAGATCCTGCTCCTGTTTCAACAACTCAAGAAGCTGTATGGCTTCGTCGAGGATCACTTCTGTCTTATGAACCTCACTAGCCACCTGAAACAAGGCGTTACCATATGTCATTCCAACCGTTAATTCTGCCATTTCGCCGCACCTACCTGTTCAACGATACTATCAATTAAATGCTCCTGACCTTCCAATTCCAAGTCTTTCTCCAGAATCTTCTCAGCAGCAAGCAGTGCCATAGCAGCGACCTGAGACTTCATTTCTGCTAAAGCTTTCGCCTTCTGGCGTTCCACTTCACTTTCTGCACGAAGTTTTAATTCTGCTGCTTTTGCATTTGCTTCATTAATAATATCACTTGCTTGAACTTCAGCTTTTGCCTTTGCATTTTTAATGATTTCTCTACCTTCTTGTTCAACATTTGAAATGCGCTTGTTGTATTCATCCATTTTCTCGTCAGCTCTTCTGTTTGTGTCTGCTGCATGATCAAAGGAATCTTGAATAGTCTGCTTTCTGTTTTCAAGCATTTCAATAAACGGTTTGTATAAGAACTTTGCCAACACGGTCACAAGGATTAAGAAGTTTACAATAGCAAAGATAATCTCTGATAAGTTTATACCTAATGCTTCAGCCATAAATAAACCCTCCCTGCGTTCGACTCGTTGTCTTTAACAAAACAACTACATTTTTGCCATTAAAAGAAATGCGATTAATAGTCCGTAGATTGTCAAAGACTCCATGAATGCCAGGCAAAGAATTAAGTTTGTACGAAGAGTACCTACCATTTCAGGCTGTCTTGCCATACCTTCCAAAGCTTTTGCTGATGCTATACCTTGACCAACACCAGGGCCGATAGTGGATAGTCCGATAGCTAATGCTACTGCTAATGCGATTGTCATTTTATTTTCTCCTTTCATTTCTGCTGATAAACTTCAGCCGTATGTTTTTAAATCTATATATATTTTACTGTGGGTCTTTAAAACCTCCAGCTAAAATAGATATCTTAAATAGTAGAAAGAATTTGAATCACTTTTATACTTATACATTCTGTGCTGCCAAACGTTCATGTTCCTCAGCACCATGCTCTGCCGCCTCTGAAATATAAACGCCTGCCAGTAAGGCAAATACCATGGCCTGAATCAGTCCCATCAGCACACTGAATATCTGCATAATAACAGGGAGACCAATCGGTACCATACCAAAAAATACATTGGTTACGGATTCTTCACCGAAAATGTTTCCGTAAAGTCGTATTGTAAGAGATACCGGCTTTACAAGATCCTCCAGCAACATCAGCGGAAATAGTACCGCAATTGGCTGAAGCAGATGCTTATAGTACTTCAAGCCATGAGTTTCTTTGATTCCGACATACTGTATGCTGCAAAATACAATCAGCGCCAAGGCTAATGGAAAGTTAATGGAACTAGTAGGTGCTTTCAGACCCGGCAGTTCTCCCGAAAGAGGAAGCAGACCTGAATAGTTGCATATCAGCACATAAATAAACAAGGTTGCTACCAGCGGAAAATATTTACGTCCCGCATACTCACCCATTAAATCTCGGAAAAAATGATCCAGACCATCTACGATGATTTCCATCACATTTTGAAGACCCGATGGAATCATTTCCATGTGCCTTCCCGCTAAAATAGCTAAAAAGCAGAGAATCAGCGTGATAACCGTGCTGGTTATCATGGCGTTCGTAACTCCCATTGAATTTAACATTTCTATCATTTTTGCTTCCTCCTAAATGCAATTTTGATCTATTTATATAACATATATTTTATAAATTCTGCTTCTTTTATAATTTTGTTTTTTCCATCAACTTCTGTAATGAGAAAATTTTTCCTGTAAGAGCCAAGGAAAATGCAGTTCCTATTATTAAAGCAACAAAATCAAATGGAATTCTGTTTCGAATCAGGAAAGTAATCAGCAACACCACTACATTCGTGACGTAGCTTATTCCCATTCTCGTCGTCACTGCTCCCATCGTAATGGTATTGTCTGTTTCTTTAACTAATTTTCTCCAAAGAAAAATGTATTTTAAAAATCCAGCCAACCCGCCATATAAAATACCAACTATGGCACCTATCACATATTCCAATCTAACAAACCTCTCTCATTGTAAACAAACTGTTCCAACGTACGATTTTATAACAATGACTTTATTATACTCTGAATTTTTCTGTTGTAAAGAATTGTTGTTTTAAAAATTTTCACGTCCTGTCCGATTTTGTCGAAAAAAAGCCCATAATGACTGAAATTACTGGGTTGTATTTGTCATTATCGTTTATTTTTATAAAACCATTTAAAAAAACTATTATAAGCAACTTAGTATTTTTATGCAGTTTTATCCGTGCTTATCGCAACAAATTTGTCCTACCGATAAATTGCTCTTCCTTGGAATCCTCCAGAAGACAGTACTTTGCCTTTAGTATTTGATGAATTTTTATAATCATTCCTGATTATGAAAATTTTTCTTTTAGTCCACTCCATTGAACAGATCTCCTAATCCGGTACGGCGATGTCCTGTATCACATTCCTTGCCCATTTTTTAGATCGAAATCTTTTTACTAATATAAAAGATTTAATGACATCTTCCATCTTAACAAAGAATACCGCCCAATAAATCGGCAGATGCAGTGCCAGTGCCGTAATAAATGCGGTGGGTACGGCGTACAGCCAGATGGTTCCCGTCTCTGCGGCCATGGCAAAAATCGTATCTCCGCCGGAACGCAGAATCCCCGTTACGCTGATTCCGTTATATACAGTCAGCCACATAAAAGCCCCATATATGATAAGAATATAAAAAGCATATTTCTGGCCTTCCGGAGTCAGTTCAAACAATCCTATGATGAATTTTGAACTGATTATCAGTGCGCCGCCGGAAACAAGACCCAAAACGATACCGACCCGCAGAAGCTTTCTGCCAAGCTCATACGCGAAATCCAGCTTTCCCTCGCCAAGCTTCTGTCCAACGAGAATCAGCGTAGCATCCCCAATGCTGAAAGCTGCCAGCGTAAACAAATTATTGATTACATTGCTTGCCTGCACAGCCGCATATTCAGTCACACCTACCCGGGCATACGCCGCCACATACATGGAAGTGCCTACACTCCAAAAGGTTTCATTCATCGTAGTTGGAATCGCATTTCTTATGATCCTTCCCACCAGCTCTCTGCTCCATCCAAAATGCTCGGAGAAACGACCCGCCACTATATTCCTTTTACCAAATACGGCAAAAAGAATCAAACACAGCTCAAAGCATCTGGCAATCAAGGTTCCTAAAGCGGAGCCGATTACGCCCAGTTCCGGTGCTCCAAACTTTCCAAAAATAAAGATATAGTTCAAAAAGGCATTCGCACTAAAGACGAATAGGCTAATATAAAGCGGTATCTTAGTCTGCTGAGTCGTTCTGAGTGCCGCCGTAAAGGGCACGGTGATACTGATGGTCAGAAAGGTAAAGGATCCTGTGCGGATATAGCCTGTACCCAGCTCAATCAGTTCGGGAATATCGGTAAACAGCCGCATGACTTTCTGCGGAAAAAACATAGCCACTGTAAAGAATATAACACTTATGGAAAAGCATACACAAATAGCAAAGCCTGTGGTCTTCTTGATGCTTGCCAGGTCCTTCACGCCCCAGAACTGCGCCATAAAGGTCGACACCCCACTGGTAAACCCAAACATAACAATCCAGTGTATAAAATAAATCTGTATGGCTATGCCTACTGCCGCCAGCTCTTTTTCCCCCAAGCTTCCGACCATTAAATTGTCGATCAGGCTGAGAGAGGAAGAAATCAGGCTCTGCATGGCTATGGGCAGAGCGATGACCACCAGCTTTTTTAATACGTATTTATTTTCAATCGTTACTAAAGTTTCTTCTTTAATATCTCAACAATCCTTTCGCAAGCATGACCGTCTCCGTAAGGGTTTACCGCATGGGCCATGGCATCGTAAGCATTCTTGTCTGTCAGCAGTTCTTTGGACAGGCTATAGATTGCTTCCATTTCAACACCGGCCAGTTTTACCGTTCCCGCCTCAACAGCTTCCGGCCTTTCGGTTTCTTTTCTTACGACCAGCACCGGCTTTCCAAGGGAAGGGGCTTCCTCCTGAATTCCACCGGAATCCGTAATGATCAGATAAGATTTGGCCATAAGATTTTGAAAAGGCTGATATTGAAGCGGGTCAATCAAATGCACTCTGTCCATTCCATTTAAGATCTTATTGGCGGTTTCCCGAACCTTTGGATTCATATGCATCGGATAAATAATCTCCACATCTTCAAAATCCTCGGCAATCTTTCGAATCGCTCCGAAAATATGTTCCATATTTTCCCCTAAATTTTCTCTTCGGTGACAAGTCACCGTAATAATCCGCCTGTTTTCAAAATCAATCGCCTTAAGTGTCTCCTCTTCAAACTCATACGGTTTGTCCACCACCTGAAAAAGTGCGTCAATGACCGTATTTCCCGTAATGTAAATCTGGTCATCTGACACGCCTTCTTTTAAAAGGTTCACCCGGTTTCTCTCCGTAGGAGAAAAGTGAAAATCTGCGATATGGCCGGTCAAGACTCGGTTCATTTCCTCTGGATAAGGAGAATACTTGTCGTAGGTCCGAAGTCCTGCTTCTACATGCCCCACCTTGATCTGCTGATAAAAGCTGGCGAGCGCGGCCGCAAAAGTCGTCGTCGTATCTCCGTGTACCAGAACCACATCTGGTTTTTCTTTTTTCAAGACTTCCTCCAGTCCAATCAGCACATTGGATGTGATCTGGCTGATGGTCTGGTTCTGTTTCATGATATTCAAATCATAATCAGGTGTCAGCTGAAACAGTTCCAATACCTGATCCAGCATTTCCCGGTGCTGGGCCGTTACACAGAGCACAGATTCTATGCCTTCTGCTTCATTCAGTTTTTTTACTAAAGGAGCCATCTTTATAGCTTCCGGTCTCGTTCCAAAGACAGTCATTACTTTCATCGTTACACACTCCTATTCTTTTTTCGGGTCCGAATTTTTTTGTTTCTTTTCCATCTTATTCTGCTGTTTTTCTTCATGAGCGATATTTACCGCCTTGATCTGCAATCTCCAGTTGTTTGCGTCTGTCAGAAATACATAGATATACATGGCGGCAATACCGATGAGTCCGGCTGTCTCTACAAATAAGTCCCGGCTGAACAGCACCGCTGCCACGCCCATGATACCACTTATTCCATATAAGGTAAGAACCGTCCTCCTCTGCCCCATGCCGGAGGCCATCAGGCGATGGTGAAGATGTCCCTTATCCGCTTCCATAATGGGTCTGTGATTCACCAATCTTCTAAAGATGGCAAATGCCGTATCAAAAATCGGCAGCCCCAGAACCAGTACCGGAACAATAACAGCCATAATCGTCGCCCCTTTCACAGGCCCCACGATGGAAAGGGTGGCCAGCATGTATCCCAAGAACAGCGAACCGCCGTCTCCCATAAAGATTTTAGCCGGGTGAAAGTTATACGGCAAAAATCCCAGTGCACTTCCGGCCAAAGCCAGCATGGCAAGCGCCGGTAAATACGAGCCGTGAATGTATGCTGTATAAGCCAGACACAG
This region of Aminipila luticellarii genomic DNA includes:
- the atpE gene encoding ATP synthase F0 subunit C, encoding MTIALAVALAIGLSTIGPGVGQGIASAKALEGMARQPEMVGTLRTNLILCLAFMESLTIYGLLIAFLLMAKM
- the atpH gene encoding ATP synthase F1 subunit delta; protein product: MAELTVGMTYGNALFQVASEVHKTEVILDEAIQLLELLKQEQDLSAFIDTPVISIADKKDVLKSILEGRISEELLNFLYVMIDKGRTKHFERAIKVYKELLDKEEGLAYGKIFSVKPLSADKLQKFEKETGKLLQEKVKLENEIDTNLIGGIKILIDGKVIDASLRKRLEDLSNTII
- the atpA gene encoding F0F1 ATP synthase subunit alpha codes for the protein MNLKPEEISAVIKEQIKNYKNKLEISDFGTVIQVGDGISRIYGLEKCMAGELLEFPGEIYGMALNLEEDNVGAVMLGSDKNIKEGDIVKPTGKVVEVPVGEDLIGRVVNALGQPLDGKGPIKAEDHRPVEYPAPGVLQRKSVDQPLQTGIKAIDAMIPIGRGQRELIIGDRQTGKTAIAIDTILNQKDSGVICIYVAIGQKKSTVAQLVQTLEDKGAMSYSIVVSATASDVAPLQYIAPYAGCAMAEHFMYQGKDVLIIYDDLSKHAVAYRAMSLLLRRPPGREAYPGDVFYLHSRLLERAAKLSDKLGGGSITALPIIETQAGDVSAYIPTNVISITDGQIFLETELFFTGQRPAVNAGISVSRVGGNAQIKAMKQVSSKIKLELAQYTELASFSQFGSDIDKDTKERLDHGKVLMEILKQGQYKPIAVEHQVMIIYAAANNFLADIPIEEIKEFESGLYDFMDTQYPEVGKNIKSNGKLDDATEEILKGAIAKYKEVRDK
- a CDS encoding MATE family efflux transporter, with the protein product MVIALPIAMQSLISSSLSLIDNLMVGSLGEKELAAVGIAIQIYFIHWIVMFGFTSGVSTFMAQFWGVKDLASIKKTTGFAICVCFSISVIFFTVAMFFPQKVMRLFTDIPELIELGTGYIRTGSFTFLTISITVPFTAALRTTQQTKIPLYISLFVFSANAFLNYIFIFGKFGAPELGVIGSALGTLIARCFELCLILFAVFGKRNIVAGRFSEHFGWSRELVGRIIRNAIPTTMNETFWSVGTSMYVAAYARVGVTEYAAVQASNVINNLFTLAAFSIGDATLILVGQKLGEGKLDFAYELGRKLLRVGIVLGLVSGGALIISSKFIIGLFELTPEGQKYAFYILIIYGAFMWLTVYNGISVTGILRSGGDTIFAMAAETGTIWLYAVPTAFITALALHLPIYWAVFFVKMEDVIKSFILVKRFRSKKWARNVIQDIAVPD
- a CDS encoding MraY family glycosyltransferase, with the protein product MVFWIAFLTAFALSIIFTPVAIKLAPVIGAVDIPKDARRMHTKPMPRFGGLAIFIGAMSAVSWITWCGWPMLAENFKQMGAVILEQPVESMPGVLLGGVLIYILGIIDDLKGLPAKVKFLGQTLIACVPYAFGARIEFVTNHFGASFGDTHSYFAGVICFFITIIWIVGITNTVNLIDGLDGLASGVACISSLCLAYTAYIHGSYLPALAMLALAGSALGFLPYNFHPAKIFMGDGGSLFLGYMLATLSIVGPVKGATIMAVIVPVLVLGLPIFDTAFAIFRRLVNHRPIMEADKGHLHHRLMASGMGQRRTVLTLYGISGIMGVAAVLFSRDLFVETAGLIGIAAMYIYVFLTDANNWRLQIKAVNIAHEEKQQNKMEKKQKNSDPKKE
- the atpB gene encoding F0F1 ATP synthase subunit A — its product is MIEMLNSMGVTNAMITSTVITLILCFLAILAGRHMEMIPSGLQNVMEIIVDGLDHFFRDLMGEYAGRKYFPLVATLFIYVLICNYSGLLPLSGELPGLKAPTSSINFPLALALIVFCSIQYVGIKETHGLKYYKHLLQPIAVLFPLMLLEDLVKPVSLTIRLYGNIFGEESVTNVFFGMVPIGLPVIMQIFSVLMGLIQAMVFALLAGVYISEAAEHGAEEHERLAAQNV
- the atpF gene encoding F0F1 ATP synthase subunit B, which gives rise to MAEALGINLSEIIFAIVNFLILVTVLAKFLYKPFIEMLENRKQTIQDSFDHAADTNRRADEKMDEYNKRISNVEQEGREIIKNAKAKAEVQASDIINEANAKAAELKLRAESEVERQKAKALAEMKSQVAAMALLAAEKILEKDLELEGQEHLIDSIVEQVGAAKWQN
- the wecB gene encoding non-hydrolyzing UDP-N-acetylglucosamine 2-epimerase, giving the protein MKVMTVFGTRPEAIKMAPLVKKLNEAEGIESVLCVTAQHREMLDQVLELFQLTPDYDLNIMKQNQTISQITSNVLIGLEEVLKKEKPDVVLVHGDTTTTFAAALASFYQQIKVGHVEAGLRTYDKYSPYPEEMNRVLTGHIADFHFSPTERNRVNLLKEGVSDDQIYITGNTVIDALFQVVDKPYEFEEETLKAIDFENRRIITVTCHRRENLGENMEHIFGAIRKIAEDFEDVEIIYPMHMNPKVRETANKILNGMDRVHLIDPLQYQPFQNLMAKSYLIITDSGGIQEEAPSLGKPVLVVRKETERPEAVEAGTVKLAGVEMEAIYSLSKELLTDKNAYDAMAHAVNPYGDGHACERIVEILKKKL